A section of the Salvelinus alpinus chromosome 36, SLU_Salpinus.1, whole genome shotgun sequence genome encodes:
- the LOC139565282 gene encoding envoplakin-like isoform X1: MFSKKKEYDLVKVAQSQGNDVAVLVVRMQSNADQVEKNVLRSEELMAVDTVNDKKDRPLLHQKENTEILAGAEGLLKDLFLDVDRAKKLSHPQAGEIEIDVRNLHDRWSKDCTMYRDLYEAVQEVELTPRIDWSQVLEEKQKQIRAERYGPNLSDVEKQIASHNILHQEMEAYGSQMNRSSTGSPAKLSTIQRQYTDLLEASLWRHRYLASLYDYMQGCSKELVYLSEYQERVLRKDWSDRMLDPPGVRMEYEKFKNNTLLTHESETNQLQMDGDRLVEMKHPASSTIRAHSDALQNEWQSFLNLCICQEVHLDNIDNYRKYQLDVETLSESMKRLNSNLDPKSLDNKNNPEILLQLEGDERAIERNEQRLVALRELSSTIAPLKLRRLRPTKPTPVVSLCEWTNGEDSVSQAEKLMLKSNLDNENWEVQTSTGKTKTLPGACFLVPPPDTEALEKVESLYRELSNLKRKRTTLMASLRSPGVEVVCSVRAAPVANAPVDPKTTVLDKISKNLDNSEKDILSRLRAPLDRSDPTRDLANRLKEHERDTLTVRNLEAEKAAVQRDMDPILAQKPLGPTTSALSLKLSGLNNKFDDTNVLCDLYNKKATASMFLERQINMVDNSVSGFEEQLAEDVAIPDVPNVLQTRIQKLQNMRKDVALKQDEMLKLSRDLESTEQLSSSLQKGFHEYCPDIRCQQTEVKHLKNRYANVNSQLQERTVLLQEATNKNQGFQSSVQSLNLFLTNLPNNTINPSDGLSQINFKQNSQKRVVEDIKRKSDDVGLAVKQSRDLQNVLNEYEAKSDKYRGTLKDVDDEDAKRRHTSAMADAVLKKERALLNLYSEVSAENDQLLNKMGLAKNIIAQNEEKVSQVVVKQQRQLQSQQKDLEETDVLKRELADEITRRSHAENDLATYRKRFISLKSRRGVERMEEREVVHYYRDPKLEGDLVSLKSRIQDETIKHSGTQTEIKVVNENIIRRETELTNVKPRLLTKVLTEFERDPQLDKEATKLREEMCKLEQEVQVRDTETVHMKTEITVLAQKRPTIKERVVKKEVVRLEKDPEMLKAVLTFQTEISKEGLRSKSLNDDIFRTRSQINTLERIIPTIQPKIVTKVLKRVEQDPKLIDEVKTIHTSLEEENKINSDLMKELTSLQIRYSEVEKVRPKLEVKEIINEIYRVDPETEVELVRLRKELHDSNRNRTDLEKEIDSVMVDLKSLRSQKPKSEYKEVTQEVIKEEKSPEVIREIKRLNDQVSLLRVSYDSTLDLLSRLRKERDEWKVEKSKLETKLVNKEVVKYENDPLLEKEADRLRRDVREEIQQRRNMEETVFDLQNKYIMVERQKPEEKIVMQEVVRLEKDPKQLLEYEKLNKNLDEEVKSRRKLELEVRQLRALVEEKEKNLALMEDRQKKIQVETELRQIKSRILELENTPQPIAEKIIIEEVLKVERDPKLEKLTSALRTDMDMEETNIRRLERDIRNLKIKLDILRKEKSIEKTVYKEVIRVEKDQNVEAERDHLRDLVLQERSSRRDQEDEIQRLNTKVTRLQTTKSSTSHEETSITLNRDSLMREKENLLKTLRTLESEKHDLSISFQLQSKLMSERNQINRQRGFKMDSEVQRLEKDILDEKDRIHQKEINIMELQNNLKKDDHSETHTIETNLSTRISILDPETGKYMSPYDAYLEGLIDRNKYIQLQELQCDWEEITSMGPDGETTILQDRKSGKQFSVRNALKDGRLTQSDLHRYKEGKMPISEFALLVAGDSRPKPYIGPIATPRTPTKTTAASSLSTMPSSLRSSYSSLTNNRYGSSSNLNISSGDELFPISGVLDSTTNSRMSVRSALTRNLIDPTTAQKLLEAQAATGGIVDLNRKDKFSVHKAVELGLLDKSHMHLLLNAQKAFTGVEDPVTEERLAVGQAAEKGWIPQDSAMRYMEAQYLTGGLVNPHKAGRISVQDALNTKIIDSTVAKNLQDKSAHTKELIDPITKEKISYKEAMDRCKKDVTTGLLLLPAASSGDSKDAPSYSNYRFPG, translated from the exons ATGTTCAGCAAGAAGAAGGAGTACGACCTGGTGAAAGTGGCCCA GAGCCAAGGTAATGATGTGGCCGTGCTGGTGGTGCGCATGCAGAGCAATGCAGACCAGGTGGAGAAGAATGTGCTGCGCTCTGAGGAGCTGATGGCTGTG GACACAGTGAATGACAAGAAGGACAGGCCCTTACTGCACCAGAAGGAGAATACAGAGATCCTAGCTGGGGCTGAGGGGCTGCTGAAGGATCTGTTCCTGGATGTGGACCGGGCCAAGAAGCTTTCACACCCACAGGCTGGAGAAATAGAGATTGA TGTGAGAAACCTCCATGACCGCTGGTCTAAGGACTGTACCATGTACCGGGACCTGTATGAGGCAGTGCAGGAGGTGGAGCTCACTCCCAGGATTGACTGGTCTCAGGTGCTGGAGGAGAAACAG AAGCAGATACGTGCAGAGAGGTACGGGCCCAACCTGTCTGATGTGGAGAAGCAGATTGCCTCTCATAACATCCTGCACCAGGAGATGGAGGCCTACGGCTCCCAAATGAACCGCAGCAGCACTGGCTCTCCG GCAAAGTTGTCTACCATTCAGAGACAGTACACAGATCTCTTG GAGGCCTCCCTGTGGAGACACAGGTACCTGGCCTCTCTGTATGACTACATGCAGGGCTGCAGTAAGGAGCTGGTCTACCTGAGTGAGTACCAGGAGAGGGTCCTCAGGAAGGACTGGAGCGACCGCATGCTGGACCCCCCAGGGGTGCGCATGGAGTACGAGAAGTTCAAAAACAACACTCTGCTAACACATGAGAGTGAGACCAACCAGCTACAGATGGATGGGGATCGTCTCGTTGAAATGAAGCACCCTGCCAGCTCCACAATACGG GCACACAGCGACGCATTGCAGAACGAGTGGCAGAGCTTCCTAAACCTGTGCATCTGCCAGGAGGTACACCTTGACAACATAGATAACTACAGGAAG TACCAGCTGGATGTAGAGACCTTGTCTGAGTCCATGAAGAGACTCAACTCTAATCTGGACCCCAAATCACTGGACAACAAGAACAACCCAGAGATCCTGCTACAGCTTGAG ggtgatgagagagcgatagagaggaaCGAACAGCGCCTCGTAGCCCTGAGGGAGCTCAGCAGCACCATCGCCCCTCTGAAGCTGCGGCGTCTCCGCCCCACCAAACCCACCCCTGTGGTGTCCCTGTGTGAATGGACCAATGGAGAG GACTCAGTGTCTCAAGCAGAGAAGCTCATGCTAAAGTCCAACTTAGACAATGAGAACTGGGAGGTCCAGACCAGCACTGGGAAGACCAAAACCCTGCCTGGAGCCTGCTTCCTGGTCCCACCGCCAGACACTGAGGCCCTTGAGAAAGTGGAAAG TCTGTACAGAGAGCTTTCTAACCTGAAGAGAAAGAGAACCACTCTGATGGCCTCCCTAAGGAGCCCCGGTGTGGAGGTGGTGTGCTCAGTGAGAGCAG CCCCTGTGGCTAATGCCCCAGTGGACCCAAAGACCACGGTGCTGGACAAGATCAGCAAGAACCTGGACAACAGTGAGAAGGACATCCTGAGCCGGCTGAGGGCCCCTCTGGATCGCAGTGACCCCACACGTGACCTGGCCAACAGGCTGAAGGAGCATGAG AGGGACACCCTGACTGTTAGGAACCTGGAGGCAGAGAAGGCAGCGGTCCAGAGAGATATGGATCCCATCCTAGCCCAGAAGCCCCTTGGGCCCACCACCTCCGCCCTGTCACTCAAACTGAGTGGTCTTAACAACAAGTTTGACGACACCAACGTCCTCTGTGACCTGTACAACAAAAA AGCCACAGCTTCCATGTTCCTGGAGAGGCAGATCAATATGGTGGACAACTCAGTCTCTGGCTTTGAGGAGCAGCTGGCTGAAGATGTTGCCATCCCTGATGTTCCCAACGTCCTCCAGACACGCATCCAGAAGCTTCAG AACATGCGCAAGGATGTAGCGTTAAAGCAGGATGAGATGCTGAAGCTGAGCAGGGACTTGGAGTCCACAGAGCAGCTGAGCAGCTCCCTGCAGAAGGGCTTCCATGAGTACTGCCCAGACATCCGCTGCCAGCAGACAGAGGTCAAACACCTGAAGAACCGCTATGCCAACGTCAACAGTCAGCTACAGGAGAG AACGGTTCTGCTGCAAGAGGCAACCAATAAGAATCAAGGCTTCCAGAGCTCTGTCCAATCATTGAACTTATTTTTGACCAACCTGCCAAATAATACGATCAATCCAAGTGATGGACTTTCTCAAATTAACTTCAAGCAGAACTCTCAGAAG AGAGTGGTGGAGGACATAAAAAGGAAATCAGATGATGTGGGCCTAGCAGTGAAACAATCCCGTGACTTGCAGAATGTCCTCAAT GAGTATGAGGCCAAATCTGATAAGTACCGTGGTACACTGAAAGATGTGGATGATGAAGATGCAAAAAGACGCCACACATCCGCCATGGCTGACGCTGTGCTGAAAAAG GAAAGAGCTCTACTGAACCTCTACTCAGAGGTGTCTGCAGAGAATGATCAGCTTCTCAACAAGATGGGATTGGCTAAGAACATAATTGCCCAA AATGAAGAGAAGGTGAGCCAGGTGGTGGTGAAACAGCAGCGGCAGCTGCAGAGCCAGCAGAAAGACCTGGAGGAAACAGACGTTCTAAAGAGAGAGCTGGCGGATGAGATCACCAGGCGCTCCCATGCTGAGAATGACCTAGCAACATACAGAAAGAGGTTTATTTCACTGAAAAGCCGTAGAGGTGTGGAACGAATGGAGGAGAGGGAAGTTGTGCATTACTACCGTGACCCCAAACTAGAGGGTGACCTGGTGTCCCTGAAGAGTAGAATCCAAGATGAGACTATAAAACACTCTGGCacccagacagagataaaggTTGTCAATGAGAATATCATCCGCCGGGAGACTGAGCTGACAAATGTCAAACCTAGGCTGTTGACCAAGGTGTTGACTGAGTTTGAGAGGGACCCCCAGCTTGACAAGGAGGCCACCAAGCTGAGAGAGGAGATGTGCAAGCTGGAGCAAGAGGTCCAGGTGAGAGATACAGAGACGGTCCACATGAAAACTGAGATCACAGTTCTGGCACAGAAGAGACCAACTATCAAAGAGAGAGTAGTGAAAAAGGAGGTGGTGAGACTGGAGAAGGACCCGGAGATGCTGAAAGCAGTTCTGACCTTTCAGACCGAAATCTCAAAGGAGGGGTTAAGATCCAAGTCCCTCAATGATGACATATTCCGCACTAGGAGCCAAATAAACACACTTGAGAGGATCATTcccacaatccagccaaagattGTTACCAAGGTGCTGAAGAGGGTGGAGCAGGACCCAAAACTCATTGATGAGGTTAAGACTATCCACACCAGCCTGGAAGAGGAGAACAAGATCAACAGTGATTTGATGAAGGAACTCACCAGCCTCCAGATCCGATACAGTGAAGTGGAGAAGGTACGGCCCAAGCTTGAGGTCAAGGAGATCATCAATGAGATCTACAGGGTGGACCCTGAGACAGAGGTGGAGCTGGTGAGGCTAAGGAAAGAGCTGCATGACTCTAATCGAAACCGCACTGATCTGGAGAAAGAAATCGACTCAGTTATGGTGGATCTTAAATCTCTGCGTTCCCAGAAACCCAAGTCAGAGTACAAGGAAGTGACCCAGGAAGTGATTAAAGAGGAGAAGAGCCCAGAGGTCATCAGGGAAATTAAGAGGTTGAACGACCAGGTTTCACTTCTGCGGGTCTCATATGACAGCACCCTGGATCTGCTGAGCCGCCTGCGCaaagagagagatgaatggaAGGTCGAAAAGTCTAAGTTAGAGACAAAGCTTGTTAACAAAGAGGTGGTCAAATACGAAAATGACCCCCTACTGGAGAAGGAGGCTGACCGTCTGAGGAGAGATGTGAGGGAGGAAATCCAGCAACGACGCAACATGGAGGAAACTGTCTTTGACCTGCAGAACAAGTACATCATGGTGGAAAGGCAGAAACCAGAGGAGAAGATTGTGATGCAGGAAGTGGTGCGTCTTGAGAAGGATCCAAAACAACTCCTGGAGTATGAAAAGCTGAACAAGAACTTGGATGAAGAGGTTAAATCCCGTAGAAAACTGGAGTTGGAAGTTCGACAGTTGAGAGCCCTGGttgaggagaaagagaaaaactTGGCACTGATGGAAGACCGGCAAAAAAAGATCCAAGTAGAAACAGAGCTTAGACAGATCAAATCTCGCATCCTTGAGCTTGAAAATACCCCTCAACCCATTGCGGAGAAGATCATTATTGAGGAAGTCCTCAAAGTGGAGAGAGACCCCAAGCTTGAGAAACTAACCAGTGCCTTACGCACAGACATGGATATGGAGGAAACCAACATCAGACGGTTGGAAAGGGACATCCGAAACCTGAAGATCAAGTTGGACATCCTGCGCAAGGAAAAGTCCATTGAAAAGACTGTATATAAAGAGGTGATTCGGGTGGAGAAGGACCAGAATGTGGAGGCTGAGAGGGACCATCTCAGAGATCTAGTGTTGCAGGAAAGAAGTTCCAGACGGGATCAAGAAGATGAAATCCAGAGGCTTAATACCAAAGTGACCCGGCTccagacaacaaagtcaagcacCTCTCACGAAGAAACAAGCATCACCCTCAATAGAGATTCCCtgatgagagagaaggaaaatCTCCTCAAAACACTGAGGACTTTGGAGTCTGAGAAACATGATTTAAGCATATCGTTCCAGCTGCAATCCAAGCTGATGAGTGAGAGAAACCAGATAAACAGGCAAAGAGGCTTCAAGATGGATTCTGAGGTACAACGTCTAGAGAAGGACATCCTGGATGAAAAAGACCGGATACACCAAAAGGAGATCAACATTATGGAGCTGCAGAACAATCTTAAGAAAGACGACCACTCTGAGACACACACCATAGAGACCAACCTCTCCACTAGAATCAGCATCCTTGACCCCGAGACTGGCAAATACATGTCACCATATGATGCCTACTTAGAGGGCCTGATTGACCGCAACAAGTACATCCAACTTCAGGAGCTACAATGTGACTGGGAGGAGATCACCTCAATGGGTCCAGATGGGGAGACCACGATTCTGCAGGATCGCAAGAGTGGAAAGCAGTTCTCTGTCAGGAATGCTCTAAAGGATGGCCGCTTGACCCAGTCCGATCTGCACCGCTACAAGGAGGGTAAAATGCCTATCTCAGAATTTGCTCTCCTGGTCGCTGGGGATTCCAGACCAAAGCCTTACATTGGTCCAATCGCAACACCAAGGACACCGACAAAGACCACTGCGGCATCTTCTTTGAGCACAATGCCATCATCACTAAGGTCTTCCTACTCAAGTCTCACAAACAATAGATACGGCAGCAGTAGCAACCTGAATATTTCTAGCGGTGATGAGCTCTTCCCAATCTCTGGGGTGCTGGACTCCACCACCAACAGCCGTATGTCTGTACGTAGTGCCCTGACTCGAAACCTTATTGACCCAACCACAGCCCAGAAGCTCCTGGAGGCACAGGCAGCCACGGGTGGCATCGTCGACCTCAACAGAAAGGACAAGTTCTCTGTTCACAAAGCAGTTGAGCTGGGTCTCCTTGACAAAAGTCACATGCATCTGCTGCTGAATGCTCAGAAGGCCTTCACTGGAGTGGAGGATCCTGTGACCGAGGAGCGTCTCGCAGTAGGGCAAGCTGCTGAGAAAGGCTGGATACCTCAGGATAGTGCAATGAGGTACATGGAAGCACAGTACCTGACTGGGGGGCTGGTGAACCCCCATAAAGCTGGTCGCATTAGTGTCCAAGATGCTCTTAACACCAAGATAATCGACAGCACAGTAGCCAAGAACCTCCAAGACAAGTCTGCCCACACCAAAGAGTTGATTGACCCCATCACGAAAGAGAAGATCTCGTACAAGGAGGCAATGGATCGCTGCAAAAAAGATGTCACTACAGGGCTCTTGCTGCTCCCTGCAGCCTCCAGCGGTGACTCCAAAGATGCACCATCATACTCCAACTATCGATTCCCTGGCTGA